One genomic window of Garra rufa chromosome 2, GarRuf1.0, whole genome shotgun sequence includes the following:
- the LOC141325728 gene encoding uncharacterized protein, with the protein MSYFTCFNCGKSFNRQEDIKIHTGEKPFICKQCGKSFKRKLKFNCHMKVHTRKKPFTCRLCGKSFNQKRMLYAHRRIHTLESRFTCQQCGKSFSRKESLNRHMNVHTGEKPYSCKQCGKSFTQRGNLYMHMRVHTGEKPHICCQCGKSFSRKGSLNRHMNVHNGEKPYSCKQCGKSFSRKGGLNRHIRVHTGEKPYTCCQCGKSFSRKQSLDNHMNVHTGEKPHTCKQCGKSFSLQENLGRHIKKIHNREKPKDLLNMESVSTKI; encoded by the coding sequence ATGAGTTATTTCACTTGCTTTaattgtggaaaaagtttcaatcGACAAGAAGACattaaaattcacactggagagaagccttttatctgcaaacagtgtgggaaaagtttcaaAAGAAAGCTTAAATTTAATtgccacatgaaagttcacactcgAAAGAAACCCTTCACCTGTCGTCtgtgtgggaaaagtttcaaTCAAAAACGAATGCTTTACGCCCACAGGCGAATTCACACTTTAGAGAGCcgttttacctgccaacagtgtggaaagagtttcagtagaaaagaaagccttaataggcacatgaatgttcacactggagagaagccttactcatgcaaacaatgtggaaagagtttcactcaaagaGGAAACCTTTAtatgcacatgagagttcacactggagagaagcctcacatatgctgtcagtgtggaaagagtttcagtagaAAAGGAAGCCTTAATAGGCACATGAACGTTCAcaatggagagaagccttactcatgcaaacaatgtggaaagagtttcagtagaAAAGGAGGCCTTAATAggcacataagagttcacactggagagaagccttacacatgctgtcagtgtggaaagagtttcagtagaAAACAAAGCCTTGACAACCACATgaatgttcacactggagagaagcctcacacgtgcaaacagtgtggaaagagttttagtctACAAGAAAACCTTGGTAGgcacataaaaaaaattcacaatagagagaagcCTAAAGATCTCCTCAATATGGAAAGTGTTtcaactaaaatttaa
- the LOC141325729 gene encoding uncharacterized protein, whose product MAFIKKASEDMRIEETFIKHEDTEEQTKMVFIKEESEDMKIEEVFIEKHEDTEEQTDLTALKEEREVLNETEEKDQFENLHNFVSGEKSVCSLESEKISKQKTAQKTGTMSIFTCCQCGKSFKQQGHLKRHMRIHTEEKPYSCQQCGKSFTDKGNLNQHMRFHTGEKPYTCKQCGKSFTVKGNLNIHMRVHTGEKPYTCKQCGNSFSQKGSLDNHMKIHNKEKPNRSP is encoded by the exons atggcgtttattaaaaaggcgagtgaagacatgaggattgaagaaacattcatcaaacatgaagatactgaggaacaaacaaagatggtgtttatcaaagaggagagtgaagacatgaagattgaagaagtatTCATAgagaaacatgaagatactgaggaacaaacag acctaacagcgctgaaagaggagagagaagtactgaatgaaactgaagagaaagatcagtttgagaatcttcataatttcgtatctggagaaaaatctgtttgttccttagagtctgaaaagatttctaaacaaaaaacagctcaaaagacaggaactatgagtattttcacttgctgtcagtgtggaaagagtttcaaacaacaaggacaccttaaaaggcacatgagaattcacactgaagagaagccttactcatgccaacagtgtggaaaaagtttcactgataaaggaaaccttaaccaacacatgagatttcacaccggagagaagccttacacatgcaaacagtgtggaaagagtttcactgtaaaaggaaaccttaacattcacatgagagttcacactggagagaagccttacacatgcaaacagtgtggaaacagtttcagtcaaaaaggaagccttgacaaccacatgaaaattcacaataaagagaagcctaacagatccccttag